The DNA window tgtgagttatcatttttatgagccctaggttgatgtacgtatgtgatattggttatgttagtgtatttggtgattttgatgcacaattgggaggttggtgttacttgtggagctttggtgaggcttggagctaagggttggtggagacttccatagaagaggctcaattggtttggctacaagaggtacggtttaagtttcatttaagtaccatgtggtgtgatgagaattcctaggctagatgcccctagaaTTAAGTTCAGAATGTGTAAATGGTtagtgctaatatgcatagttggtatgtaatgtgaattaatgattgggttgagaattgtgtggtcTTGTGtgcttggtgtattgagaatttgatgtattgaataatgagtattgatttatggtttatgtatttaaattgtgaaattgggccggaggccgtgaattttgggccggaggccagaaagaggtaaggaaggtaagttgatgtgtgcattgtatgatgacacaagtgattggatgaattttagataatgaatatatgtatgattgggttggttattgaataataaggtttgaggagttgaagtgtggaatttggtaattttgggtgaaattatgtagatgaggtatgtttggttttggttgagatatattatgtggtcatatatgtgattatgattattgatgccttgatggtatgatgatgcatgagagatatgtatgttgtgatatatgcttggggaatgattaaggttgatttgtgggtgagaccatgtgatagtgagtatgatattgattatgcataatgatggttgattggaaatagtattgttggaaattgggatgaggaaggatgtatgacatgttaatgtgtttgtaattcAACCATTTGTTTGAAAAGGGTACAAAAGGTTATATGAcaattttgtgaattgtggtaaggtgttagtgtatgagttgaggaggcttgttgttgattttggtatattttgattgatttcaaagaaaagggatgaaattggcatgttttggttgattttgaaaagagttgaaaatgacttgttttgaaaatggcactttgtggttttgtgtaaaaacatgattttgggcatactttgatgggataTAACTTGGACTGCAGAtttttgttttgtgccaaacttgtttagaagtgaaattggatccgggatatccatgtcgttcgaagaacgagcaaaaaatgatttaaaatgagaaagttatgtccatcggaagattgggggttgaatttgtgaattatgcagcttttaacttagaaaatttttagcagaatgaccctccacgcgtaaGCGCACTTGGCGAGTACGCGTCATTCTTCAAGAAGGcactatccacgcgtacgcgtggtgtgcacgtgcgcgtcgatgtgctgcacccaatgcccagccattttcccgagagctATACCAGAGTTGTGCTAGTTGTGTGCCTGGGGCACAAAtgcacccacgcatacgcgtggatgacgcataCGTGTCGTCTGGCTGTTTTTCAATCCACGAGTCCGTgtgtatgacgcatacgcgtcgatgagctttgtggccatccacgcgtgcgcgtggaggacgcgtatgcgtggctctattttcatgccaaagttgattttttttagttttaaaagccaaacctcatacttctaagcctccagTCTATctccttatgtattaaatcattatgatatgcctagcaatgagaacgGAGTTAGGGGATGTAGTAACTTGCgaatgaagcaagggaaaaagttatgatcaatgatgatcaaagatgattatatgagatatggagaaTGACAGTGAAAGTACCGtatatgccatgagccgaagggctatatttattgataaatggctggttcttgattgaaccatgagccggatggttGAGTTGTTGCCGGATACGGCGAAGCCATGTTGATAAATTGGCTAGTTCTGGATTAAactgtgagccggatggctgagttattgccgggttacggcaaagccattatagATTATGactgagtataaatgcatatatgataaATGATTGAATATGATAAATGAATAATGGTGGAAAATATTGAATGTAAGTTTGCTTGtattttctctctggttgtaagggtgaaagggcaccgataccctctaatggcgacaagGCGCAGATACCATCTAATAGCGACAGGGCGCATATATCCTCTAATAGTGACAGGGCACATATTccctctaatgatattaatgcgcaacagagagactgtgcccgggttagctactggacacgtcgggttggcttgataaccgacagatgatatcatcagccatagagcaggcattcatcatttgcatatgtttgaattgtttgggtttgcctatttgttttggatttctacattatatatgctatgttacctgattatgtgctacttgttttacttgtaccttaattgtgtattacttgcctgtattgcttgtgtttgtacaactgagaggcccctcatgttggtgtcggtggaggttgagggctgttcttgatgagatgaattgatgatgcgattgcatgatgatgatgatcattggATGAGATGATTTTagctccctgggtagacgcagtgaggtggtttcactagctccaggttagggtatgatgtattgatatagaattgctgAGGCAGGACGACTGAtgatggttttgtttatgattctgaATCTGATTCGTGGGAgagtcagcgagttgggaaTCATATGAgatatgaactagatttagtatccccttacgatAGTTTCCTATTCCTGGATTactgagaatctaggctggatacttggtaaaaaggagtttaggatgcttattgagtttttattgcagtgcattgtatttatttgacacttttaccgtactgggaacccatgggcccggggttctcattccgtatatatctcttatttttcagatacaggtcctggtgctcagaagtgagttgtGGGTCGTCTGAGAAatggcgaagatctttattttctctatgtgttttgcttagaatctctccacctttgttttaaaaagattatattatgtattgaactcttttaaAATGGCCATAGAGGCTCTtgtgtttcctttgggagagattaggatatactgttgtcaactactttcatattGTACCCTaaccggcctaaacttcgcgggtcgcgactagtggctatttacttatgttatatatatatctatctgttatctatctcttaatctcctttatgccttgtccgtatatcgctttcggcttcacggtttatctttttgttgttgaaacgtgagtgatacgccttcacgattttatttctactcttttcaggcttctcgcttaatactcctttcgaaattacctatatctatatattaaaaatccacctgagagtcgtaccaccgtagtatcattgacttatgGCTCGAACATAAGGATTTATATATTAGGTGTTACAAAACTCACatttaaatataactaaaaaataaagaaaaagatcttatttttttgtcaataatttattttttgtaaaaaattattagaatacttattaacaaataatttatatctatacgacgtttaaataagtttttatttaaaaaacaaagaCCCTAAGtaaaaaaatagagtaaaataattaaactaaaagacaaaatatgaaaaaatattttaattataatacataattaaacatATTTATAAAGTTTTTAATCTGATATcatgttaaaattaaattaaaatatataaaatttaaattattttaaaaagaaagtaagaaaaaaaattataaattaagtttgtattattttatataaatatatttttcatatacaggtttaagttttatgatatttatatataattttagttttaaattataaatattagtgtATCATTAGGTGCTAATGTGTCAAATGATTCAATCTTTTATTATTAGGtgtgtataaaaataaataaaaacaacatTAGTTAGGATAATAAGTTATTTAtaagttaattaaaatatttttaagttcaaattttaaaaataaaaaataaaatgtatgtTTGCAAGTGTTTCAATAAAGAAattgtattataaaataatatatttttaacaaatttgactacaacaatattttttaattttaacaaaatataaatattactaCGTGATATGATTTGGGCCTTGGGGATTCTTGCGGATGACAAAAGAAAAGTTTTCAGTTCAAGCAAAAAAAAGTTTTCAGTTCAAGCATTTGTGTGGGGAACAGATTGTAGTTATGTGACGATAGAAATTTATGATGAATtgctatattaaaaataaaccaacaaacttcttaaaattttataaactacCCTGGTCCTTAGagggaattttttatttttaatattagagtGGTAGTGGTGTTTTCTTAAAATGTGGATTGTTGGGGTGTTATACTCAAATGTGGGATCGTTTAATCAAAGAACCgaaaatcggaccgtccgatttattAGAGGTGCAGAAATCAGACGGTCCAATTTGTAGAGGTACATAAATCGGACCGTTCGATTTGTGGGAGGTGCAGAAATCGGATTAAAATGTGAATTGTTGGGGTGTTATACTCAAATGTGGGATCGTTTAATCAGAGAACCGAAAATCGGACAGTCCGATTTATTAGAGGTGCAGAAATCGGATGGTCCAATTTGTAGAAGTGCATAAATCGGACCGTTCGATTTGTGGGAAGTGcagaaatcggaccgtccgatttgtagAGGTGCAGAAATCGGATCGTCGGAGGTGCataaatcggaccgtccgatttgtggtaaaaaaaaaaaaatttttaaggtacagaaatcggaccgtccgatttctgTACTTCTACAGTtttaaaaaacaccaaaaattacaatattaagGTATATCATCACTTCTActtccataacaaaaaaaaaattagccccTTAGAAGACCACATTATACTTTTCCCATAGTAGAACCAGCCTTTACTTTACTTTTCTAGAGAagtttcaaaaaatttcaaggatgaataaaGTTAGAAAAGTGACGGCAGAGAAGAAAAATCTTAGGACCACATCGCCCCAGCTGGCCAGCTTATATATCCATCCCAGAAACTTCCCCCTACACACTTGactttttttttccccttcctTTCAACTAAACACAGAAAACTGTGTTGTGAGGCCAAATCCATATCAAGATCAAAATGATGCAAACGGAGCATCTTCCCCACACACACTCTTCTCCCAGCTTCAGCAGCTACTCATCTTCTGAGACCTTCGCTCAAATTGCCGCCAGAGTCATCCAAGAACTTCAACAAGACCCTCTCTACGCCAACGACCTCCTTTTTCCCTCCTCATGGCCCCAAAACGACTTCCAACATGACCAAAACGACAACGACGACGATGACAACAACCAAGACGACGACGAATTCGAATTCTCCCTCGTTTCCAGAGATATTGCCTCCTCCCCCGTCTCCGCCGACGACATTTTCCACAACGGCCACATCACTCCAAGCTACCTACTCTTCGGCCGACACGTCCTCCTCAACGGCGTCTTCTCGGATTCTCCGCTTCGCGCCAGTGAAACGACTCCGGCACCGGCACCGGCACGGCGACGTTTGCCTCTGAGGGCTCTGATGTTGGAGGAGCACGAAAACAACAGCAAAAACGAACTGGAAGGTGTGGCGGAGGGAAGCTACTGTGTGTGGACCCCACAGAGCTGCAAGAAGAGCAGCTCTGCCGGTTCTAGTTCTTCGAGGAGATGGAAGCTTCGAGATTTGTTACTCAGAAGCCATAGCGATGGCAAGGAACCGATTCTGTTTATTAATAACAGCAAGGCCGTGCTACCAAATCAAAATGGCTCGGCCGCCGTGAAGGATGGTGGAGAGAGGTCTAAGAGGAGGTTGTTCTTGCCTTACCGCCAAGAGATTCTGGGGCTTTTtgggaataataataataataatagtggaGTTGGTAGAGACTCGCAACCTTCTTCAAATCCCAACTAGGTtcctactttttctttcttcttttcggTTTGGGGTCctcaaaattatatttgttggttctccctcttttcttttatatttgtatttttttaaatttaaattttattttagagagtaaaatgtgattttttaccatttattttattaatggaactaaaattaaatataaaaaaattatttaaaattatatcacactttattctctaaaatacaaatttaaaatttagagcatctaaattctttcttttctgcCTTGTTGAATTCCAAGTCCACTGCCTTTCTTCTTTATTATTAGGGCTCTTTTGATTTTGTTTCATTTGTTTGTTAAGTTAATCTCTAATATAGTTATGAATATATAGTACTAGTTTTGTTAACGTGATAATAAGATTCACCGTATATACAAACTAGCGGTCTGCGTAATATTGTGACGAGAGAAGTGTATATTCtatgatttaatatttttccatTAATGTCTTTTGTGTTGTATTTGTAAACATTAATTTTAGTGATGGTAGTTGtactaaaattgattttaattaaaagtattGTAACATGATTCTACTGattcataagataaaatttattttccaaTCGTAAATATTAACTTTTACATACACCTATAAGAATGATATTTTATGATTGATTGAATCAAATTcgtttaaaataagaaaatttgtaAAGTAATAAGAAAATGAGAGTCTTATCACTATtaaatcgaaataataaaattcacacctaataaaaattataaatttaataataataatttatttattttattactttataatttatataattttaaaagagaatATNNNNNNNNNNNNNNNNNNNNNNNNNNNNNNNNNNNNNNNNNNNNNNNNNNNNNNNNNNNNNNNNNNNNNNNNNNNNNNNNNNNNNNNNNNNNNNNNNNNNNNNNNNNNNNNNNNAAAAGtatactttattttctttcaatttttaatttacaaatggAAACCACATTGGTGCATTACACCATTATTGGGGAGTAGGGTGTTTAACGCAACTCAGGGGGAACAAATCAAACAATCTAATTTGGGTAGGAAGTAATTCGGATTGTCCGATATGTCGTTCATGCAGCCCAGTCCCTCCATGGTTGATATACTTCCACACACACTCTCTCACTCATCCATTCCTTTTATAAATCCCACCACTCCACCAATACAATTTTCTCTAAAGGTGTTCTTCAACAACTTTGAAGAAGTGACAtcccaaaaacaccaaaaattatttagaaaaatTGATCGCgtgaattatatattgttaattaTCTCAGTCACTCTAATtatgtaaattattattaattaatttttttatttaataaaaataataaaaattatattagaaatcaatattattaacaataattaaatgATAGTTAAAATGTTATTAACAATGTGATATATGAAACTgttaaatatgtatttatttatttagttaatgAATAATGTTTCCAATATTGTTAGAAAATATATTCATTTGATAGTTAGTATTATAtgaatttttgttaaataaatttttgaatattttagagcatttaatatgttaattatttttgtaaatataaaatagttaagtattttaataattagttaattgttgttagatatTTGATTAGTAAGTAATAAATTGTTGTTAGAtagtttattaatatatttatgataTTCGAATTATAAATATGTTTTTAGTAATAGTAGATAAGTTGTTAAGTAACTGGAAGTTGTTAAAGAATGATTGATAAATTTATTGAGTTAATTAcgtataaatatttaaattatatactacattcatatattaagaaaattttggtacatatataatttttaaatttaaagtggGCATAAAAGATGGCTTCTCAAATGAATACTAATTTGTTtgtatatttgttattttattatatctgTCTCTATAATACCGTCAGTTTAATCTTTGTCATTATCTAGATCAATGATCTTGTAGttgtttttaaattcttttttactGTCACTATTGTAATTTTTGCATTCAATATTTTGATCAGTTTTAAATTGTTCAAACTTAATATACAACTCAATGAACGTCATTTGGGAGCGagttttaatataaattgaaagCATCTCTTACCTGCTCGTTTCATCAGTTACATATTTGGTTTAAAAATTGAATGAATTTATCAAATACTGAGATATGATACCTATATAAAACACATGATGCTCTTCTTCAAATTTGAGAAtctatcttctcacaaatcatactttttaattttatttaaatgagattgtgaatgaaataaaaatatataacggATTTTCACATACAAATTTCACTCTTTCAAatgtttataacaaaatttgaccaaaataatatattttcaatataactttatcatttattttttcctcACCTCAAAACGAATATTAAAactataatattttaagagcaatgctaggggccagcaatatttgtgattggtagccattaactagccatcaatgatgatttgatggtatgagattggtgtgagattttatcCAATGGCTTACatttctctgctggttacatactagccaaaatataataaaattactggcctagactttttcatattttaaaacaGAGACGAAAATCtagataaaagagaaaaaaactctTGAAAGCTGAAAAAagaagactcaaagaaaaattagaaagatctTNNNNNNNNNNNNNNNNNTTGATTACTctcatataaatttaaaatttcagttCCACATAAATAAATTAGACGATCTAATTACTTCtaggttaattttaaaaatacccaATTTTTATAACCAAATACAACACACGTAAAATTTTCATATCGAAAAAAATAGCCTATTTTCTTTTACTAGAATATaaggataataataatgaatatgCAAGCATGTTGCGATTCCGTGCCTAGGTCTTAATGGGGTTAactttgtttattaaaaaaaatattcgaaTTGATCTTTGTAGGGTAATTGCCGTGATAGAAGCTAAAATGACGATGGATAAACTAATAAAGGGAATATggtccttgtttggcttttccattttctttcttattttgcaGCGAAAATTCTGTTTaacttgtatatattttttaaaaagactaCGTAATATCCAATTAAATAAAAGAtggtttttaattatttataatttaagatatataataaataattattttttatcataaaagaTTCGTACACTGATAAAATtgatcataaaaattttaaactaaagttatattcatataaaataaatttcgtTCAATAAAAATGACCAATTATTAAACTTTTGTTTATAATTTCATGAATATCTCTGA is part of the Arachis duranensis cultivar V14167 chromosome 1, aradu.V14167.gnm2.J7QH, whole genome shotgun sequence genome and encodes:
- the LOC107491733 gene encoding uncharacterized protein LOC107491733, whose product is MMQTEHLPHTHSSPSFSSYSSSETFAQIAARVIQELQQDPLYANDLLFPSSWPQNDFQHDQNDNDDDDNNQDDDEFEFSLVSRDIASSPVSADDIFHNGHITPSYLLFGRHVLLNGVFSDSPLRASETTPAPAPARRRLPLRALMLEEHENNSKNELEGVAEGSYCVWTPQSCKKSSSAGSSSSRRWKLRDLLLRSHSDGKEPILFINNSKAVLPNQNGSAAVKDGGERSKRRLFLPYRQEILGLFGNNNNNNSGVGRDSQPSSNPN